One Orrella dioscoreae genomic window carries:
- a CDS encoding DUF3325 domain-containing protein, giving the protein MMLNLSVALIALAGFVCLALAAERQGEQLLGRVPLPAFRRGCRTAGWLLLGAALLICLEGWGDTIGGVAWVAWIGVVSALLVFALPRWTEKPARPLPIEASAPLSARRRWVAVVVLCAVPVLFGIALAQAPVKPVLRDDALHGEIGPWTFSLAEADLDAPQMILGETPFKKYQLRFCEACDAQIRAAYLKVHKPRSLRGAGITFGGARWDRSVEIQLPSRGGPETEVWLTVEGKDGSVHQRGWRMDEISPATARWYAQR; this is encoded by the coding sequence ATGATGCTCAACCTGTCGGTGGCGCTGATCGCGCTGGCCGGATTCGTCTGCCTGGCCCTGGCCGCCGAGCGCCAAGGTGAGCAGCTGCTGGGCCGGGTGCCGCTGCCCGCGTTCAGGCGGGGGTGCCGCACGGCGGGCTGGCTCTTGCTGGGAGCCGCCCTGCTCATCTGCCTGGAAGGATGGGGTGACACGATCGGCGGCGTTGCCTGGGTGGCCTGGATTGGCGTCGTCTCCGCCTTGCTGGTGTTCGCGTTGCCGCGCTGGACCGAGAAACCTGCGCGGCCACTTCCCATCGAGGCATCGGCGCCGCTTTCCGCAAGGCGTCGCTGGGTGGCCGTGGTCGTGTTGTGCGCGGTGCCGGTATTGTTCGGCATCGCGCTGGCGCAGGCGCCGGTCAAGCCGGTGTTGCGCGACGACGCCTTGCATGGCGAGATCGGGCCCTGGACGTTCAGCCTGGCCGAAGCAGACCTGGACGCGCCGCAGATGATCCTGGGCGAAACGCCGTTCAAGAAGTACCAGTTGCGCTTCTGCGAGGCCTGCGATGCGCAGATCCGTGCCGCTTACCTGAAGGTGCACAAGCCGCGCTCCTTGCGCGGCGCGGGCATCACGTTCGGCGGCGCGCGTTGGGATCGCAGCGTCGAGATCCAGCTGCCCTCGCGCGGCGGGCCCGAGACCGAGGTCTGGCTGACGGTGGAGGGCAAGGACGGGTCCGTGCACCAGCGCGGCTGGCGCATGGACGAGATCTCACCCGCCACCGCGCGCTGGTACGCCCAGCGCTAG
- a CDS encoding YqaE/Pmp3 family membrane protein, translating to MRLILAILLPWFQFFTIGRPFAGIICLILQITLIGWIPAAIWSVYALSQYKTDQKIERAMSGRQ from the coding sequence ATGCGTCTCATCCTTGCCATCCTGTTGCCCTGGTTCCAGTTCTTCACCATCGGGCGGCCGTTCGCGGGCATCATCTGCCTGATCCTGCAGATCACGCTGATCGGCTGGATCCCCGCCGCGATCTGGTCCGTGTACGCGCTGAGCCAATACAAGACCGACCAGAAGATCGAGCGCGCGATGTCCGGCCGCCAGTAG
- a CDS encoding DUF3649 domain-containing protein, producing the protein MSAVTARYRLLVLSRIVVAALGGYALASAMAVLLALAWPLPRAEAVMASTLLSFVWYAVAVIWVFSVRSVLRAWIGILGVTAVLSLLCWLLSGSAP; encoded by the coding sequence ATGAGCGCCGTGACGGCTCGCTATCGCCTCCTGGTGCTCTCGCGCATCGTCGTGGCGGCGCTCGGTGGTTACGCGCTGGCCTCGGCCATGGCGGTGTTGCTGGCGCTGGCGTGGCCCTTGCCGCGTGCCGAAGCCGTCATGGCGTCCACCCTGCTCAGCTTTGTCTGGTATGCCGTGGCGGTGATCTGGGTGTTCAGCGTGCGCAGCGTGCTGCGCGCCTGGATCGGCATCCTGGGCGTCACCGCCGTGTTGTCCCTGCTGTGCTGGCTGTTGTCGGGGAGCGCGCCATGA
- the rpe gene encoding ribulose-phosphate 3-epimerase: MPSPLPAHMSDISSLPPAVIAPSILSADFARLGEEVRAVVDAGADWIHFDVMDNHYVPNLTIGPMVCAAIRPHVQVPIDVHLMVEPVDALIPEFAKAGANMITFHPDASRHVDRTLALIRDHGCKAGLVFNPAMPLDWMDHVMDKLDMILLMSVNPGFGGQGFLPSALPKLRAARARIDAWTAEGGQPIRLEVDGGVKVDNIAEIRAAGADAFVAGSAIFGKPDYRGVIDAMRQQIAQGEASRG, encoded by the coding sequence ATGCCTTCGCCCCTGCCCGCCCACATGTCCGACATTTCCTCCCTCCCGCCTGCCGTCATCGCCCCCAGCATCCTCTCGGCCGACTTCGCCCGCCTGGGCGAGGAAGTCCGCGCCGTCGTCGACGCTGGCGCCGACTGGATTCATTTTGACGTCATGGACAACCATTACGTTCCCAATCTGACCATCGGCCCCATGGTCTGTGCGGCCATCCGCCCGCACGTGCAGGTGCCCATCGACGTGCACCTCATGGTCGAGCCGGTGGACGCGCTGATTCCCGAGTTCGCCAAGGCGGGCGCCAACATGATCACGTTCCACCCGGATGCATCCCGTCACGTGGACCGTACGCTGGCCCTCATCCGCGATCACGGCTGCAAGGCAGGCCTGGTGTTCAACCCGGCCATGCCGCTGGACTGGATGGACCACGTGATGGACAAGCTGGACATGATTCTGTTGATGTCAGTCAATCCCGGCTTCGGCGGACAGGGCTTCCTGCCCTCGGCGCTGCCCAAGCTGCGCGCCGCCCGCGCGCGCATCGACGCCTGGACGGCCGAGGGCGGCCAGCCCATCCGCCTGGAAGTCGATGGCGGCGTGAAGGTGGACAACATCGCCGAGATCCGCGCCGCCGGCGCCGATGCCTTCGTGGCGGGCTCGGCCATCTTCGGCAAGCCCGACTATCGCGGCGTCATCGACGCCATGCGCCAACAGATCGCCCAAGGAGAAGCCAGCCGTGGCTGA
- the trpE gene encoding anthranilate synthase component I: MTEIEFKALAAQGYNRIPLVAETYADLDTPLAIYLKLAHAGPQGGRMSCLMESVVGGERFGRYSFIGLPARTVIRAHGTKTELLRDGKVAETHEGDPLAFIEQYQQRFKVALRPGMPRFAGGLAGYFGYDTVRHIEPRLGPAVKPFPAGMDEGTPDIMLMHVDELVIVDNLAGRTYLMVYADPSQPEAYAQAQQRLKALRAQLRKPVDIPYSHASVQTEARRDFKKDDYLAAVRRAKEYIAAGDLMQVQVGQVIAKPFSDAPLSLYRALRSLNPSPYMYFWNFGDFQVVGASPEILVRQEAVSTVEGEAASRVTIRPLAGTRKRGGTPEEDAALAEELLADPKERAEHVMLIDLARNDVGRVARTGTVEVTDTMVIERYSHVMHLVSNVNGTLLPGMSSMDVLRATFPAGTLTGAPKVRAMELIDELEPVRRGIYGGAAGYLSYGGEMDVAIAIRTGVIKNGMLYVQAAAGIVADSDPEKEWLETEAKARAVLRAAEQVQAGLDEPF; encoded by the coding sequence ATGACCGAAATCGAATTCAAGGCCCTTGCCGCCCAAGGCTACAACCGCATCCCGCTGGTGGCGGAAACCTACGCCGACCTCGACACCCCGCTGGCCATCTACCTGAAGCTGGCCCACGCCGGCCCGCAAGGCGGCCGCATGAGCTGCCTGATGGAATCGGTGGTGGGCGGCGAACGCTTCGGCCGCTACTCCTTCATCGGCCTGCCCGCGCGCACCGTCATCCGCGCCCATGGCACCAAGACGGAACTGCTGCGCGACGGCAAGGTCGCCGAAACCCACGAGGGCGATCCGCTTGCCTTCATCGAGCAATACCAGCAACGCTTCAAGGTGGCGCTGCGCCCCGGCATGCCGCGCTTCGCGGGCGGCCTGGCCGGCTACTTCGGCTATGACACCGTGCGCCACATCGAGCCGCGCCTGGGACCGGCGGTCAAGCCCTTCCCCGCCGGCATGGACGAGGGCACGCCCGACATCATGCTGATGCACGTCGACGAACTCGTCATCGTCGACAACCTGGCGGGCCGCACCTACCTGATGGTGTATGCCGATCCCAGCCAGCCCGAGGCCTATGCCCAGGCCCAGCAACGCCTGAAGGCGCTGCGCGCGCAACTGCGCAAGCCGGTGGACATCCCCTACAGCCACGCCAGCGTGCAGACCGAGGCACGCCGCGACTTCAAGAAGGACGACTACCTGGCCGCCGTGCGCCGCGCCAAGGAATACATCGCCGCGGGCGACCTGATGCAGGTGCAGGTGGGACAGGTCATCGCCAAGCCCTTCAGCGATGCGCCGCTGTCGCTGTATCGCGCGCTGCGCTCGCTGAACCCCTCGCCCTACATGTACTTCTGGAACTTCGGCGACTTCCAGGTGGTGGGCGCCTCGCCCGAGATCCTGGTGCGCCAGGAAGCCGTCTCCACCGTCGAGGGCGAGGCGGCCAGCCGGGTCACCATCCGCCCGCTGGCCGGCACCCGCAAGCGCGGCGGCACACCCGAGGAAGACGCGGCGCTGGCGGAAGAACTGCTGGCCGATCCCAAGGAACGCGCCGAACACGTGATGCTGATCGACCTGGCCCGCAACGACGTCGGCCGCGTGGCGCGCACCGGCACGGTGGAAGTCACCGACACCATGGTCATCGAGCGCTACTCGCACGTGATGCATCTCGTGTCCAACGTGAACGGCACGCTGCTGCCGGGCATGAGCAGCATGGACGTGCTGCGCGCCACCTTCCCGGCGGGCACGCTGACGGGCGCGCCCAAGGTCCGCGCCATGGAACTCATCGACGAACTGGAACCCGTGCGCCGCGGCATCTATGGCGGCGCGGCGGGCTATCTCAGCTACGGCGGCGAAATGGACGTGGCCATCGCCATCCGCACGGGCGTCATCAAGAACGGCATGCTGTATGTGCAGGCGGCCGCCGGCATCGTGGCCGATTCGGATCCCGAAAAGGAATGGCTGGAAACCGAAGCCAAGGCGCGCGCCGTGCTGCGCGCGGCCGAGCAGGTGCAGGCAGGGCTGGACGAGCCGTTCTGA
- the mltA gene encoding murein transglycosylase A → MRRAFCVLAGVVLAGCASPPAPDDTAPSVPGMPGAKPLPAEGPLTVPPLSRLPDTTPRKLAGGFTQATWRDLPGWDADNLEQVWEGFLRNCRGLMRPTGGSLTAPARAAPRDWQPVCAIAADPARAPAAGDTAAVRQFLQTYLQPWRVLGADGKPAANTVTGYYEPLVRGSREQGGKYQWPLYAVPKDLLVIDLGGLYPELAGKRVRGKLQGRRVVPYDTREQINAGAEKPAVLAWIDDPVDAFFLQIQGSGRVALTGGPGAGDTIRLAYADHNGHPYGSVGKWLADKGELPLAQTSMQNIRLWAQRNPGRVNEMLNVNPAMVFFSEEAITDPSAGPRGAYGVPLTEARSVAVDASFVPLGTPVFLATTRPASQTAMNRLVFAQDTGAAIKGAARTDFYWGYGDAAGEQAGRMKQRGQMWVLWPKAAGQPKAR, encoded by the coding sequence GTGCGCCGCGCGTTCTGTGTCCTGGCAGGTGTCGTATTGGCGGGTTGCGCCTCGCCGCCGGCGCCGGACGACACGGCGCCCAGCGTGCCGGGCATGCCGGGCGCCAAGCCGCTGCCGGCGGAGGGTCCCTTGACCGTGCCGCCCCTGTCGCGCCTGCCCGACACCACGCCGCGCAAGCTGGCCGGCGGTTTCACCCAGGCCACCTGGCGTGATCTGCCGGGCTGGGACGCCGACAACCTGGAACAGGTCTGGGAGGGCTTCCTGCGCAACTGCCGCGGCCTGATGCGGCCCACGGGCGGCTCGCTGACGGCGCCCGCGCGCGCCGCGCCGCGCGACTGGCAGCCCGTCTGCGCCATTGCCGCCGATCCGGCGCGCGCGCCGGCGGCCGGCGACACCGCCGCCGTGCGCCAGTTCCTGCAGACCTATCTGCAGCCCTGGCGCGTGCTGGGCGCCGATGGCAAGCCGGCCGCCAACACCGTCACGGGCTACTACGAACCCCTGGTGCGCGGTTCCCGCGAGCAGGGCGGCAAATACCAATGGCCTTTGTATGCCGTGCCCAAGGACCTGCTGGTCATCGACCTGGGCGGGCTGTATCCGGAACTGGCCGGCAAGCGGGTGCGCGGCAAGCTGCAAGGCCGCCGTGTCGTGCCCTACGACACGCGGGAACAGATCAACGCGGGGGCCGAGAAGCCCGCCGTCCTGGCCTGGATCGACGATCCGGTAGACGCCTTCTTCCTGCAGATCCAGGGCTCGGGCCGCGTGGCGTTGACGGGCGGGCCGGGCGCGGGCGACACGATCCGCCTGGCGTACGCCGATCACAACGGCCATCCGTATGGCTCGGTGGGCAAGTGGCTGGCCGACAAGGGCGAGCTGCCCCTGGCCCAGACCTCCATGCAGAACATCCGCCTGTGGGCCCAGCGCAATCCGGGCCGCGTGAATGAAATGCTGAACGTGAACCCCGCGATGGTGTTCTTCAGCGAGGAAGCCATTACCGACCCCAGCGCGGGCCCGCGCGGCGCCTATGGCGTGCCGTTGACCGAGGCGCGCTCGGTGGCCGTCGACGCGTCCTTCGTGCCGCTGGGCACGCCGGTGTTCCTGGCCACCACCCGCCCTGCTTCGCAAACCGCCATGAACCGCCTGGTGTTCGCACAGGACACGGGCGCGGCCATCAAGGGCGCGGCGCGCACGGACTTCTACTGGGGCTATGGCGACGCGGCCGGGGAACAGGCCGGTCGCATGAAGCAGCGCGGCCAGATGTGGGTGTTGTGGCCCAAGGCGGCGGGCCAGCCGAAAGCGCGATGA
- a CDS encoding PepSY-associated TM helix domain-containing protein, with product MAWLHTWTGVVVGWVLFFVFVTGTAGYVDNEITRWMKPELPLAGQAQKGERDTQIRLALDRLETVAPGARNWTVTFPHQSLNPRGEHPFLISWEDLPSRNHEAGRRGSEILDPVTGEFSFEAEGRATGGGGLLYRMHYILHYMPYQTGIALVGACTMLMFLAILSGVITHKKIFTDFFTFRPGKGQRSWLDAHNVVSVMSLPFFLMITYTGLMFFAFDYMPAARDVVYGSTQADRQAYFREAFPRDTGPHDPMVRPAANVAELVARAEAEWGVGKVAGVRMARPQGEPAYVDVTRVVDGRLLVYVADRLRYSAEDGRPLAHDDRRSNTQNVRDVMFSLHEGLFANWWLRWLYVVMGLMGCAVIGTGLVMWTVKRRTQHQKKHGPSRLDAAGLRVVEVLNAGTLVGLPLAVAAYFWANRLLPVSLGSRPDWEAHCMFLAWGWSFLYASLRPLKRAWLELLWLTVAAYALLPVLNALTTQRHLGVTLPHGDWGLAGFDLSMLGLAAIFAYIAHKLRRRWLGAVAQARPAAGAVPVTARESTT from the coding sequence ATGGCCTGGTTGCACACCTGGACGGGTGTCGTGGTCGGCTGGGTGCTGTTCTTCGTGTTCGTCACGGGCACTGCCGGCTACGTCGACAACGAGATCACGCGCTGGATGAAGCCCGAGCTGCCGCTGGCCGGCCAGGCGCAGAAGGGCGAGCGCGACACGCAGATCAGGCTGGCGCTGGACCGGCTGGAAACCGTGGCGCCGGGTGCCAGGAACTGGACGGTGACCTTTCCGCACCAGAGCCTGAATCCGCGCGGCGAGCATCCTTTCCTGATTTCCTGGGAAGACCTGCCCAGCCGCAACCATGAAGCGGGCCGACGCGGCAGCGAGATCCTGGATCCGGTGACCGGCGAGTTCAGCTTCGAGGCGGAAGGCCGCGCGACGGGCGGGGGCGGCCTGCTCTACCGCATGCACTACATCCTGCACTACATGCCTTACCAGACCGGCATCGCGCTGGTCGGCGCATGCACGATGCTGATGTTCCTGGCGATCCTGTCGGGCGTCATCACGCACAAGAAGATATTCACCGACTTCTTCACCTTCAGGCCCGGCAAGGGCCAGCGCTCGTGGCTCGACGCGCACAACGTGGTCAGCGTGATGTCCCTGCCGTTCTTCCTGATGATCACCTATACAGGCCTGATGTTCTTCGCCTTCGACTACATGCCCGCCGCGCGCGACGTGGTCTATGGCAGCACGCAGGCGGATCGCCAGGCGTATTTCCGCGAGGCATTTCCGCGCGACACGGGTCCGCACGATCCGATGGTCCGTCCCGCTGCCAACGTGGCCGAGCTCGTGGCGCGTGCAGAGGCCGAATGGGGCGTGGGCAAGGTGGCGGGAGTGAGAATGGCGCGCCCGCAGGGCGAGCCTGCCTATGTGGATGTCACGCGCGTGGTCGACGGCCGGCTCCTGGTCTACGTGGCGGACCGCCTGCGCTACAGCGCCGAGGACGGCCGTCCGCTGGCCCACGACGACAGGCGGTCGAACACCCAGAACGTCCGCGACGTGATGTTCAGCCTGCACGAGGGCCTTTTCGCCAACTGGTGGTTGCGCTGGCTCTATGTCGTCATGGGCCTGATGGGCTGCGCCGTCATCGGCACCGGGCTGGTTATGTGGACCGTCAAGCGCCGCACGCAGCACCAGAAGAAGCACGGGCCTTCGCGCCTGGATGCGGCGGGCCTGCGCGTCGTGGAAGTGCTGAACGCCGGGACGCTGGTGGGCCTGCCCCTGGCCGTGGCCGCCTATTTCTGGGCGAACCGGCTGTTGCCGGTCTCGCTGGGCAGCCGGCCCGACTGGGAGGCGCATTGCATGTTCCTGGCGTGGGGCTGGAGCTTCCTGTATGCCTCGTTGCGGCCGCTCAAGCGCGCCTGGCTGGAACTGCTGTGGCTCACCGTGGCGGCGTATGCCTTGCTGCCGGTGCTCAATGCGCTGACGACCCAACGCCACCTGGGCGTGACGCTGCCCCATGGCGACTGGGGCCTGGCAGGCTTCGACCTGTCCATGCTGGGCCTGGCGGCCATCTTCGCGTACATCGCCCACAAATTGCGCCGGCGCTGGCTGGGTGCGGTGGCGCAGGCTCGCCCGGCAGCCGGCGCCGTCCCTGTCACCGCCCGGGAGTCGACGACATGA
- a CDS encoding UbiH/UbiF family hydroxylase: MSQSDIVVCGSGIVGLACALALARRGQSVSLLGPRVPVPPAGALYHPRVYAISAASQRFLAGLGVWDSLPAARMAEVQAMDVRGDAGGQVVLHAWQGTRAQLAWIMESGEIERVLAQAVQIYGIPWRDERCVGVENGELLTESGVRLRPALTVAADGAQSRLRAAAGVAVRSRSYEAVGLVTHLDAQRPHGGTAYQWFREDGVLALLPMPDTEQGPQVSMVWSMKTPLARALQGLPAEAQTQALIEKLGAATGGVLGALRPRQPMHGFDLTLATTDMIGERFALVGDAAHRLHPLAGQGLNLGLSDVEALVRAVADRESYRSAGDPQVLRRYRRARAEPVFAMKFATDGLHRLFDTPAAPVAWLRNTGMQVIERLPFVKRQLIARASES; this comes from the coding sequence ATGAGCCAATCCGACATCGTCGTCTGCGGCTCGGGCATCGTCGGCCTGGCTTGCGCCCTGGCGCTGGCGCGACGCGGCCAGTCGGTCAGCCTGCTGGGCCCGCGCGTGCCGGTGCCCCCTGCCGGCGCGCTGTATCACCCGCGCGTCTACGCCATCTCGGCGGCCAGCCAGCGTTTCCTGGCGGGCTTGGGCGTCTGGGACAGCCTGCCCGCCGCGCGCATGGCCGAGGTGCAGGCCATGGACGTCCGCGGCGACGCGGGCGGCCAGGTCGTGCTGCATGCCTGGCAGGGCACGCGCGCGCAGCTGGCCTGGATCATGGAGTCGGGCGAGATCGAGCGCGTCCTGGCGCAGGCCGTGCAGATCTATGGCATTCCCTGGCGCGACGAGCGTTGCGTGGGAGTTGAAAATGGCGAGCTGCTGACCGAGTCCGGCGTGCGCCTGCGCCCGGCCCTGACCGTGGCGGCCGATGGCGCGCAATCCCGCCTGCGCGCCGCCGCGGGCGTGGCAGTGCGTTCGCGTTCGTATGAGGCCGTGGGCCTGGTCACCCACCTGGACGCCCAGCGCCCGCATGGCGGCACGGCCTACCAATGGTTCCGCGAGGACGGTGTGCTTGCCCTGCTGCCCATGCCCGACACCGAGCAGGGGCCGCAGGTGTCCATGGTCTGGTCCATGAAGACGCCGTTGGCGCGCGCGCTGCAGGGCCTGCCGGCCGAGGCGCAGACGCAGGCGCTCATCGAGAAGCTGGGCGCGGCCACGGGCGGGGTGCTGGGCGCCTTGCGCCCGCGCCAGCCCATGCACGGTTTCGACCTGACGCTGGCCACCACGGATATGATCGGGGAGCGCTTCGCGCTGGTCGGCGACGCCGCCCACCGGCTGCATCCCCTGGCGGGGCAGGGACTGAACCTTGGCCTGTCCGACGTCGAGGCGCTGGTGCGGGCCGTGGCGGACCGCGAGTCCTATCGTTCCGCTGGCGATCCGCAAGTGCTGCGGCGCTACCGGCGTGCGCGGGCCGAGCCCGTGTTCGCCATGAAGTTCGCCACCGACGGCCTGCACCGTCTGTTCGATACGCCCGCCGCGCCGGTGGCGTGGTTGCGCAATACGGGCATGCAGGTCATCGAGCGGCTGCCTTTCGTCAAACGGCAATTGATTGCCCGCGCTTCGGAGTCATGA
- a CDS encoding phosphoglycolate phosphatase gives MAEVQHTAGRAFDAALIDLDGTLLDTIPDLAFAANAMRVDLGEAPLREDVLATFVGKGIENLVRRTLAANLDGGEVDEDLMQRGLASFRHHYHLVNGDKAQVYDGVLDGLKALRDQGIALAVVTNKPTEFTEPLLARTGLAGFFQVVVCGDTCAKKKPDPMPLLHACERLGVTPGRSLAIGDSINDAVAARAAGCRVLAVPYGYNEGRDVRTLDVDGIVASLLDAARWAADPSAVPAS, from the coding sequence GTGGCTGAGGTTCAACACACCGCCGGACGCGCCTTCGACGCCGCCCTGATCGACCTGGACGGCACCCTGCTCGACACCATCCCCGACCTGGCTTTCGCCGCCAACGCCATGCGCGTGGACCTGGGCGAAGCGCCGCTGCGGGAAGACGTGCTGGCCACCTTCGTCGGCAAGGGCATCGAGAACCTCGTGCGCCGCACGCTGGCCGCCAACCTGGACGGCGGCGAGGTCGACGAGGACCTGATGCAGCGCGGCCTGGCCTCGTTCCGCCATCACTACCACCTGGTCAACGGCGACAAGGCCCAGGTCTACGACGGCGTGCTGGACGGCCTGAAGGCGCTGCGCGACCAGGGCATCGCCCTGGCCGTGGTCACCAACAAGCCCACCGAATTCACCGAGCCGCTGCTGGCGCGCACCGGGCTGGCGGGCTTCTTCCAGGTGGTCGTCTGCGGCGACACCTGCGCGAAAAAGAAACCCGACCCCATGCCGCTGCTGCACGCGTGCGAACGGCTGGGCGTCACGCCCGGGCGCAGCCTGGCCATCGGCGACTCCATCAACGATGCCGTGGCCGCCCGCGCGGCGGGCTGCCGCGTGCTGGCCGTGCCGTATGGCTACAACGAAGGCCGCGACGTCCGGACGCTGGACGTCGATGGTATAGTTGCCTCGCTCCTGGACGCCGCGCGCTGGGCCGCTGATCCCAGCGCCGTGCCGGCATCCTGA
- a CDS encoding DsbC family protein, which translates to MMQVFSLATFRRVAALALLSVGLAIGAAQAQSTAPLSAAGQAAVDDVISKAADDAADAAIAANVHERFVSRFPGAPVTDVRATPYGLYEVNLGGDLVYTDEAVRFVLDGTLIDAETRRDVTRARKEELSRIAFDDLPLALALKQVKGKGERRIAIFEDPNCGYCKQFRRTLEEVDNLTVHTFLLPILSPDSHVKVRDVWCSKSREKTWDDWMLRGKVPPAATCDDVGGEVVALAQKLMVRGTPAIFFDDGSRANGALSLDAFKTRLDAAAQAAPKADARK; encoded by the coding sequence ATGATGCAAGTCTTTTCACTGGCCACCTTCCGCCGTGTCGCCGCGCTGGCGCTGTTGTCCGTCGGCCTGGCCATCGGCGCCGCGCAGGCGCAGTCCACCGCGCCGCTGTCCGCGGCCGGGCAGGCGGCCGTCGATGACGTCATCAGCAAGGCTGCCGATGACGCGGCCGACGCGGCCATCGCCGCCAACGTCCACGAGCGCTTCGTGTCGCGCTTTCCCGGCGCGCCGGTTACCGACGTGCGCGCCACGCCCTACGGCCTTTATGAAGTGAACCTGGGCGGCGACCTGGTCTACACCGACGAGGCCGTGCGCTTCGTGCTGGACGGCACGCTCATCGACGCGGAAACGCGCCGTGACGTGACCCGCGCGCGCAAGGAGGAACTGAGCCGCATCGCCTTCGACGACCTGCCGCTGGCGCTTGCGCTCAAGCAGGTCAAGGGCAAGGGCGAGCGCCGCATCGCCATCTTCGAGGATCCCAACTGCGGCTATTGCAAGCAGTTCCGCCGCACGCTGGAAGAGGTCGACAACCTGACCGTGCACACCTTCCTGCTGCCCATCCTGTCGCCCGATTCGCACGTGAAGGTGCGTGACGTCTGGTGCAGCAAGTCGCGCGAGAAGACCTGGGACGACTGGATGCTGCGCGGCAAGGTGCCGCCCGCCGCCACCTGCGACGACGTGGGTGGCGAGGTGGTGGCCCTGGCGCAGAAACTGATGGTGCGCGGTACGCCCGCGATCTTCTTCGACGACGGCTCGCGCGCCAATGGCGCGTTGTCGCTGGACGCCTTCAAGACGCGCCTGGACGCCGCCGCGCAGGCCGCGCCCAAGGCCGACGCCCGCAAATAA
- the apaG gene encoding Co2+/Mg2+ efflux protein ApaG, protein MKSYDLTVTVTPRYVSDQSDPAQRQYVFAYTVRITNTGERPAQVIARHWIITDGEQRQQEVRGLGVVGQQPLLAPGETFEYTSGCPLPTPVGTMRGAYHCVGENGIPFDVPISEFVLAMPRTLH, encoded by the coding sequence GTGAAATCCTACGACCTCACCGTTACCGTGACGCCCCGCTATGTCTCCGACCAATCGGACCCGGCCCAGCGGCAGTATGTGTTCGCCTATACGGTGCGCATCACCAACACGGGCGAACGGCCGGCGCAGGTCATCGCGCGGCACTGGATCATCACCGATGGCGAACAGCGCCAGCAGGAAGTGCGCGGCCTGGGCGTGGTGGGGCAGCAGCCGCTGCTCGCGCCCGGCGAAACCTTCGAATACACCAGCGGCTGTCCGCTCCCCACCCCGGTGGGCACGATGCGCGGCGCCTATCACTGCGTGGGCGAGAACGGCATTCCGTTCGACGTACCGATCTCCGAATTCGTGCTGGCCATGCCTCGCACGCTGCATTGA